From the genome of Chitinivibrionales bacterium, one region includes:
- a CDS encoding carboxypeptidase-like regulatory domain-containing protein, producing the protein MKRTSTCFLAIALLAVMSFSQTVDLCGRVTDPGGKPLTNTLVRLAVARFAAFGNNQPYYTTTDANGQYHLGTGTACNVSTIVPSLVIRGDAFSKPEYVSGKVLFSVPQDKAWVKMSLYDLAGRFVKDLMNSPQSKGNYSTSINMTGISSQFYLLHVSINGVASVILLQPLSRSSGGTVAQKAPEFQTKLEKLAAVVDTLHATEPGYTLG; encoded by the coding sequence ATGAAAAGAACATCAACATGTTTTCTGGCAATCGCTTTACTTGCGGTAATGTCTTTTTCCCAGACCGTTGACCTCTGCGGAAGAGTGACTGATCCGGGCGGCAAGCCGCTGACAAACACCCTGGTCAGGCTGGCTGTCGCAAGGTTTGCCGCGTTCGGCAACAATCAGCCGTACTATACCACCACCGACGCCAACGGGCAATATCATCTCGGAACGGGGACCGCGTGCAACGTCAGCACCATTGTCCCAAGCCTGGTAATACGCGGCGACGCATTCTCGAAGCCCGAGTATGTGAGCGGCAAAGTGTTGTTCAGCGTACCCCAGGACAAGGCATGGGTGAAAATGAGCCTTTACGATCTGGCCGGCCGGTTTGTGAAAGACCTGATGAACAGCCCCCAGTCCAAGGGCAACTACTCCACGTCCATTAACATGACAGGCATATCGTCGCAGTTCTATCTGCTCCATGTTTCAATCAACGGCGTTGCCTCTGTTATACTCCTGCAGCCGCTTTCGCGCAGCTCGGGGGGGACGGTCGCTCAAAAGGCGCCCGAATTCCAGACCAAACTGGAAAAACTCGCGGCCGTGGTGGACACGCTGCATGCGACGGAACCCGGCTACACGCTCGGC